A window of Ardenticatena maritima contains these coding sequences:
- a CDS encoding NAD(P)H-hydrate epimerase: MLTDFPFAIEEIPTLSVEQMREVDRIMIEDLGIPLIQMMEHAGRALADVARRRLGGSVVGKHIIVLVGAGHNGGGGLVAARHLHNWGAEVHVLFATAFKRLKEETQRQYRILEAIGVPLWHFDDISTPIDKPTPQWGRAALVLDALLGYNLHGDPRGFYADLIRLANASRTPIISLDVPSGLDANDGTIYSPCIEADATVTLALPKRGLRESPFVVGDLYLADIGIAPEVYKRMGLDVPPLFQHQPIVRVRYPT; the protein is encoded by the coding sequence ATGTTGACCGATTTTCCTTTCGCAATTGAAGAAATTCCCACGCTCAGCGTGGAACAAATGCGCGAAGTTGACCGCATCATGATTGAAGACCTGGGCATCCCGCTCATCCAGATGATGGAGCACGCCGGGCGCGCCCTGGCGGACGTAGCGCGCCGTCGCCTTGGCGGTTCGGTGGTCGGCAAGCACATCATCGTTCTGGTAGGCGCGGGGCACAATGGCGGCGGCGGACTGGTCGCCGCGCGCCACCTGCACAACTGGGGCGCCGAGGTTCATGTGCTCTTTGCCACAGCGTTCAAACGCCTGAAAGAAGAAACCCAGCGCCAATACCGCATCCTCGAAGCCATCGGCGTCCCGCTCTGGCACTTCGACGACATCAGCACCCCGATTGACAAACCCACTCCCCAATGGGGGCGCGCCGCCCTCGTGCTCGACGCCCTGCTGGGCTACAACCTGCATGGCGACCCGCGCGGCTTCTACGCCGACCTCATCCGCCTGGCAAACGCCAGCCGCACCCCCATCATCAGCCTGGACGTGCCCAGCGGGCTGGACGCCAACGACGGGACGATTTACAGCCCCTGCATCGAAGCCGACGCCACCGTGACGCTCGCCCTGCCCAAACGCGGCTTGCGCGAAAGCCCCTTCGTGGTCGGCGACCTCTATCTCGCCGACATCGGCATCGCGCCCGAAGTCTACAAGCGCATGGGGCTTGACGTGCCGCCGCTCTTCCAGCATCAACCAATCGTGCGTGTGCGCTACCCAACATGA
- a CDS encoding NUDIX hydrolase: protein MSFPGGRADPEDSTPVATALRECHEELGVPPHTVRLLGRLGRVPSGGARVNVHAFVGALPPDTTFQPNPAEVAEVVIIPIADLQKPDCHRVETRDFMGRSVPVHFYEWRGYTIWGLTGFLVHELLKRWPNPR, encoded by the coding sequence ATGAGTTTTCCCGGCGGGCGCGCCGATCCCGAAGACTCCACCCCCGTCGCCACGGCTTTGCGCGAATGCCATGAAGAATTGGGTGTGCCGCCCCACACGGTGCGCCTGCTCGGTCGCCTCGGCAGAGTGCCGTCCGGCGGCGCCCGCGTCAACGTGCACGCCTTTGTGGGCGCACTCCCGCCGGACACCACCTTCCAGCCCAACCCCGCCGAAGTCGCCGAGGTTGTCATCATCCCCATCGCCGACCTGCAAAAGCCCGACTGCCACCGCGTCGAAACACGCGACTTCATGGGGCGCAGCGTCCCTGTGCACTTCTACGAATGGCGGGGCTACACCATCTGGGGGCTTACCGGTTTTCTCGTGCATGAATTGTTGAAACGTTGGCCAAATCCGCGATAA
- the gndA gene encoding NADP-dependent phosphogluconate dehydrogenase, giving the protein MSGSQIAVLGLGTMGAALARNIARNGFPLTVYNRHADKTHAFLEAYGAPHVSGAFSLEEVVRQLERPRRLMLMVPAGNPVDAMIDALRPLLEPGDIIIDGGNSHYTDTERRQAALAEHGILLLGTGISGGEEGALWGPSIMPGGPRAAYDAVAPIFEAIAAKAPDGTPCVTYLGEGGSGHYVKMVHNGIEYAIMQAIAEVYDLLSRVGNLPPAEQSAVFAEWNRAELASFLVEITAHILATTDPDTGRPIVEVILDKAKQKGTGKWTSQEALDVGVAVPSITEAVEARILSGLKEERVAAAAQLAGPSPEPDDAHRLIAATRDALYAAMIVAFAQGMALLDRARTEHGYTYNLHDVATIWRAGCIIRAALLEEIRTAYTETPTLANLLLAPTFREALAERQQTWRETVHIAVRNGVPVPVIAASLAYYDGYRSERLPANLIQAQRDFFGAHTFERVDKEGVFHFNWA; this is encoded by the coding sequence ATGTCAGGTTCACAAATCGCCGTTCTGGGGTTAGGGACCATGGGGGCGGCGCTGGCGCGCAACATTGCCCGCAACGGGTTTCCGCTCACCGTGTACAACCGCCATGCCGACAAGACGCACGCCTTTCTCGAAGCCTACGGCGCGCCGCACGTCAGCGGGGCTTTTTCGCTGGAAGAAGTTGTGCGGCAGTTGGAACGTCCCCGCCGCCTCATGCTCATGGTGCCCGCCGGCAACCCTGTGGACGCCATGATTGACGCCCTGCGCCCACTGCTGGAACCCGGCGACATCATCATTGACGGCGGCAATTCGCACTACACGGACACCGAACGCCGCCAGGCCGCCCTTGCCGAGCACGGCATTCTGTTGCTGGGCACAGGCATTTCAGGCGGCGAGGAAGGGGCGCTCTGGGGTCCCAGCATCATGCCGGGGGGACCACGCGCGGCGTATGACGCGGTCGCACCCATTTTTGAAGCCATCGCCGCCAAAGCCCCCGACGGCACGCCCTGCGTGACCTACCTGGGCGAAGGCGGAAGTGGGCACTACGTCAAAATGGTGCACAACGGCATCGAATACGCCATCATGCAAGCCATTGCCGAAGTGTACGACCTGCTGAGCCGCGTGGGGAACCTGCCGCCCGCCGAGCAAAGCGCCGTTTTCGCTGAATGGAACCGCGCTGAACTCGCCTCGTTCCTCGTGGAAATCACCGCCCACATTCTGGCCACTACCGACCCCGACACGGGTCGCCCCATCGTCGAAGTGATTTTGGACAAGGCGAAGCAAAAAGGCACCGGCAAATGGACCTCGCAAGAAGCGCTCGATGTGGGCGTCGCCGTGCCCAGCATCACCGAAGCCGTCGAAGCCCGCATCCTCTCCGGCTTGAAAGAAGAGCGCGTCGCCGCCGCCGCCCAACTGGCGGGTCCCAGCCCCGAACCCGACGACGCGCACCGTCTCATCGCCGCCACCCGTGACGCGCTCTACGCCGCGATGATTGTCGCCTTTGCGCAGGGCATGGCACTGCTCGACCGCGCCCGCACGGAGCACGGCTACACCTACAACCTGCACGACGTCGCCACCATCTGGCGGGCGGGGTGTATCATTCGCGCCGCCCTGTTGGAAGAAATCCGCACCGCCTACACCGAAACGCCAACGCTCGCCAACCTGTTGCTCGCGCCCACCTTCCGCGAAGCATTGGCGGAACGCCAGCAAACCTGGCGCGAAACGGTGCATATCGCCGTGCGCAACGGCGTGCCTGTGCCCGTCATCGCCGCCTCACTCGCCTACTACGACGGCTACCGCAGCGAACGCCTGCCCGCCAATCTCATCCAAGCCCAGCGCGATTTCTTTGGAGCGCACACATTCGAGCGCGTGGACAAAGAAGGCGTCTTCCACTTCAATTGGGCGTAA
- a CDS encoding UPF0182 family membrane protein encodes MSYQFDIESLLERSGFGGGDEPPNDRSRPAPSFFNRWTFLLGVVLLLLFTAGWIVTTLTDWWWFQQVGYERVWLTLVQLRVGVFVGLLLVSALFLVGNWLLARWLVIRIPDIFGERRLLEENWVAPLLAGLGLFFAFGLAQQGAGMWDMLIRFWHARPFGVSDPIFNRDIGFYVFTLPLYETLHAWLVQALILTLIGVAGVYAASQWENIQRRDFLLMPYIRKHGALLLAVFFLLLAAGYQLRVWRLLYSPRGVVFGAGYTDLHAALPVLRIQMVLMLGAAVVALLNYWRLFLRPMVVLVALWVLASVGGSLYAAGLQRYIVEPNELTREAPYIRYNIEATRAAYLLDRVEKRAFPRVQPLTADILRRNEIVLRNIRLWDERPLAQTIAQLQELRPYYAFSPVDVDRYRLLTGQVRQVMLAARELQKENLPARSWINERLIFTHGYGLVLNPVDEVTPEGQPNFWIRNLPPESSFPGGGYEVTHPEIYYGQLMGDYVIVKTRQPEFDYPSGDTNVSSHYEGAGGVPLGGWVRRLLFAMRMTDLNLLLSNDITAESRILFHRDITERVRTIAPFLTFDSDPYLVLDGESGRLFWMIDAYTTSDDYPYATPRNGLNYIRNTVKVVVDAYNGSATFYLIDDSDPIIQAYLAAFPSLFTPFDEMPAGLRAHIRYPKDFFRIQADLYTIYHMQDVQVFYNREDLWQLPAEVFQNTQVPMEPYYVVLDLPNDEEIRPEFLLIQPFTPANKANMIAWVAARNDEPDYGQLVVYEFPKQELIFGPMQVEARIDQDPAISEQLTLWSQQGSQIIRGNLLVIPLENSILYVEPLYLLAETGQIPELKRVIVASGNQVVMRETMADALAALVNAPVLEAVPSEGETAASETPVTGTVDERIAELVRRANTYYEQAEAARVAGDWAAYGEALDALEAVLRELEALVEQGESGE; translated from the coding sequence ATGTCCTACCAGTTCGATATTGAAAGCCTGCTTGAGCGGAGCGGTTTTGGCGGCGGCGATGAACCACCCAACGACCGGAGCCGTCCTGCGCCCTCGTTTTTCAACCGGTGGACGTTTTTGCTCGGCGTGGTGCTGTTGCTGCTCTTCACCGCCGGCTGGATTGTAACCACGCTGACCGATTGGTGGTGGTTTCAGCAAGTGGGGTATGAGCGCGTCTGGCTGACGCTGGTGCAACTCCGCGTGGGCGTTTTTGTGGGGTTGCTGCTGGTGAGCGCCCTCTTCCTCGTGGGCAACTGGCTTCTGGCGCGCTGGCTTGTTATTCGTATCCCTGACATTTTCGGCGAGCGCCGTCTGCTGGAAGAGAACTGGGTTGCGCCCTTGCTGGCGGGGCTTGGGCTTTTCTTCGCGTTTGGCTTGGCGCAGCAGGGTGCCGGTATGTGGGATATGCTCATCCGCTTTTGGCATGCACGCCCGTTTGGCGTCAGCGACCCGATTTTCAACCGCGATATTGGCTTCTATGTGTTCACCTTGCCGCTCTATGAAACCCTGCACGCCTGGCTTGTCCAAGCCTTGATTCTGACGCTGATTGGTGTGGCGGGGGTGTATGCCGCTTCGCAGTGGGAAAATATCCAGCGCCGCGATTTTCTGTTGATGCCCTACATTCGCAAGCATGGCGCTTTGCTGTTGGCGGTGTTCTTTCTTTTGCTGGCGGCGGGGTATCAATTGCGGGTGTGGCGTTTGCTCTATTCGCCGCGCGGCGTTGTTTTTGGTGCGGGATACACCGACTTGCACGCTGCATTGCCCGTCCTGCGCATTCAAATGGTGCTGATGCTCGGCGCGGCGGTGGTGGCGTTGCTGAACTATTGGCGGCTCTTCTTGCGCCCGATGGTGGTGCTCGTGGCGTTGTGGGTTCTGGCTTCGGTGGGGGGCTCGCTCTATGCGGCCGGTTTGCAGCGCTACATTGTCGAACCGAACGAACTCACGCGCGAAGCGCCCTACATTCGCTACAACATTGAAGCCACACGCGCCGCCTACCTGCTTGACCGCGTCGAAAAGCGTGCGTTCCCGCGTGTTCAGCCGCTCACCGCGGACATTTTGCGGCGCAATGAAATTGTGTTGCGCAACATTCGCTTGTGGGATGAGCGCCCCTTGGCGCAGACAATCGCCCAGTTGCAGGAACTGCGCCCCTACTATGCGTTCAGCCCAGTGGACGTAGACCGCTACCGCTTGTTGACGGGGCAGGTGCGCCAGGTGATGCTTGCCGCGCGCGAGTTGCAGAAAGAAAACTTGCCCGCACGCTCATGGATCAATGAACGCCTGATTTTCACCCACGGGTATGGGTTGGTGCTCAATCCGGTGGATGAAGTGACGCCCGAAGGGCAACCCAACTTCTGGATTCGCAATTTGCCGCCCGAATCGTCGTTCCCCGGCGGCGGATATGAGGTGACGCACCCCGAAATCTACTACGGGCAACTCATGGGCGATTATGTCATCGTCAAAACGCGCCAGCCCGAGTTTGACTACCCAAGTGGTGATACGAACGTGTCCAGCCACTATGAAGGGGCCGGCGGGGTGCCGTTGGGCGGATGGGTGCGGCGGCTGCTCTTCGCCATGCGCATGACCGACCTGAATCTGTTGCTCAGCAATGACATTACCGCCGAATCGCGCATTTTGTTCCACCGCGATATTACAGAACGGGTGCGCACCATTGCACCTTTCCTCACCTTTGACAGCGACCCCTATCTGGTGCTGGATGGCGAGAGTGGACGGTTGTTCTGGATGATTGATGCCTACACCACCAGCGACGATTACCCGTATGCGACGCCACGCAATGGGCTGAATTACATTCGCAATACGGTCAAGGTGGTGGTGGACGCCTACAACGGCTCGGCGACGTTCTACCTGATTGATGACAGCGACCCGATTATCCAGGCGTACCTGGCGGCGTTCCCCTCGTTGTTCACCCCGTTCGACGAGATGCCCGCCGGTTTGCGCGCGCATATCCGCTACCCCAAGGATTTCTTCCGCATTCAAGCCGACCTCTACACGATTTACCACATGCAAGACGTGCAGGTCTTCTACAACCGTGAAGACTTGTGGCAATTGCCGGCGGAAGTCTTCCAGAATACACAAGTGCCCATGGAACCCTACTACGTTGTGTTAGACTTGCCCAACGATGAGGAAATTCGCCCTGAGTTTTTGCTCATTCAACCGTTTACGCCCGCCAACAAAGCCAACATGATTGCCTGGGTGGCGGCGCGCAATGACGAGCCCGACTATGGGCAGTTGGTGGTGTATGAATTCCCGAAACAGGAACTTATTTTTGGACCGATGCAGGTGGAAGCGCGCATTGACCAGGACCCCGCGATTAGCGAGCAGTTGACGCTTTGGAGCCAACAAGGCTCGCAAATCATTCGCGGCAATTTGCTGGTCATTCCTCTGGAAAATTCGATCCTCTATGTCGAACCGCTCTATTTGCTGGCGGAGACCGGGCAGATTCCTGAGTTGAAGCGCGTCATCGTGGCGAGCGGCAACCAGGTGGTGATGCGCGAGACGATGGCGGACGCCTTGGCGGCGCTGGTCAATGCGCCTGTGCTGGAAGCCGTGCCGAGTGAGGGGGAAACCGCCGCGTCTGAAACGCCCGTGACCGGTACGGTGGATGAGCGTATCGCCGAACTGGTGCGCCGTGCCAACACCTACTACGAACAAGCCGAAGCCGCACGTGTGGCGGGCGATTGGGCGGCGTATGGAGAGGCGTTGGACGCTCTGGAAGCGGTGTTGCGCGAGTTGGAAGCGCTGGTGGAACAGGGTGAAAGCGGCGAGTAA
- a CDS encoding PIG-L family deacetylase — MREQRRLLGIFAHPDDESFGPGATLAKYAREGVDVHVCIVTDGAAGTWDPQAADEAEHASLAEVRRRELECACRALGATLHQFGYRDSGMEGAPDNKHPDSLYQADLDEVAHDIVRLVREVRPHVIITHDPTGGYFHPDHIKVNHAVQRAWARMGDPDAYRDLLAEGYEPWQPARLYYTVIPRSRIKWFIRILRLRGQDPRRFGRNGDIDLTRLGVPDDEIHVRLYVEPYLDVKEQASACHRSQGGGGAARWLPRWFQRRSMRYDFYVQAQPPNATPHDDLFAGLDL; from the coding sequence ATGCGTGAACAACGACGCCTGTTGGGGATTTTCGCCCACCCCGACGATGAATCGTTTGGACCAGGGGCGACGCTTGCCAAGTACGCACGTGAAGGGGTTGACGTGCATGTTTGCATTGTGACGGACGGCGCGGCGGGCACGTGGGACCCCCAAGCCGCGGACGAAGCCGAGCACGCCAGCCTGGCAGAAGTGCGCCGCCGCGAGTTGGAATGCGCCTGCCGCGCATTGGGGGCGACACTCCACCAATTCGGCTATCGCGACAGCGGCATGGAAGGCGCTCCCGACAACAAACATCCCGACAGCCTCTATCAAGCCGACCTGGACGAAGTCGCCCATGACATTGTGCGCCTGGTGCGTGAGGTGCGCCCCCACGTCATCATCACACACGACCCCACGGGGGGCTACTTCCACCCCGACCACATCAAAGTCAACCACGCCGTCCAACGGGCGTGGGCGCGCATGGGCGACCCCGACGCCTACCGCGATTTGCTCGCCGAAGGGTACGAACCATGGCAACCCGCGCGGCTTTACTACACGGTCATCCCGCGCTCACGCATCAAGTGGTTCATCCGCATTTTGCGCCTGCGCGGGCAAGACCCTCGCCGCTTTGGGCGCAACGGCGATATTGACCTCACGCGCCTCGGCGTTCCCGATGATGAGATTCACGTCCGCCTGTACGTGGAGCCGTATCTGGACGTGAAGGAGCAAGCCAGCGCGTGCCACCGCAGCCAGGGGGGTGGCGGCGCGGCGCGCTGGTTGCCGCGCTGGTTCCAGCGGCGCTCCATGCGCTACGATTTCTACGTGCAGGCGCAACCACCCAACGCCACGCCCCACGATGATTTGTTCGCGGGGCTTGACCTCTAA
- a CDS encoding alpha-ketoacid dehydrogenase subunit alpha/beta, whose translation MTLLQEDALQMYTYMLKMRMIEERASALYREANSPIVGRIYTGRGQEAISVGAAYALEKDDVIAPLYRDLGANLVRGITTREVFCQYMGRANSHNRGKDSGIHFGDRERGIVSMVSNLTASVPVATGVALGFVYRQEPRVVMTFFGDGSTAHGSWHEGVNMAAAQRLPVVFVLENNQWALSTPTHKHTALRELADRAKGYGMPGVRVDGNDVLAVYEAAREAVARARAGEGPTLIEAVTMRMEGHSITDPAQYVPREMLEEWAARDPIARFEAFLREQGWLDDETAARIRREIADEIEEAVQFALNSPEPRPEEALTDVFAPANVPEVRPPASAARSTMSYRAAIRDAIFTAFARDERVFLMGEDVSYGGVYGISKDLAETFGERRVIDTPIAEAAIVGAATGAALFGLRPIAEIQFADFIAPAMDILVNMTAKYHYRTRWPVPLVIRTPAGAIIESHGSTGPFHSQSPEAWFAHTPGLKIVVPSTPYDAKGLLLAALEDPNPVLYFEQKALYNLRGEVPEGYYTVPLGKAAVRREGDDLSIITYGALVAEALKAAEMLAAEGISVEVLDLRTLVPLDEEAVLATVRKTGKVLVAYEANMTCGFGAEVATRIWEHAFEWLDAPLVRVSAPDTPTPSAPQLARFWYPDAGKIAAAARDLAAY comes from the coding sequence ATGACGCTTCTGCAAGAAGATGCTTTACAGATGTACACCTACATGCTGAAAATGCGCATGATCGAAGAGCGCGCCTCGGCGCTCTATCGTGAAGCCAACTCCCCCATTGTGGGACGCATTTACACCGGGCGCGGGCAAGAAGCCATTTCGGTGGGCGCCGCCTATGCACTCGAAAAGGACGACGTGATTGCTCCCCTGTACCGTGATTTGGGCGCGAATTTGGTGCGGGGGATTACCACACGCGAGGTCTTTTGTCAGTACATGGGGCGCGCCAACAGCCACAACCGCGGCAAGGATAGCGGTATCCACTTTGGCGACCGCGAGCGGGGGATTGTCAGCATGGTGAGCAATCTCACCGCGTCGGTGCCGGTGGCGACGGGGGTGGCGTTGGGCTTTGTCTATCGCCAGGAGCCGCGCGTGGTGATGACCTTCTTCGGCGATGGCTCAACCGCGCATGGGTCGTGGCATGAGGGGGTCAACATGGCGGCGGCGCAGCGTTTGCCCGTCGTCTTCGTGCTGGAAAACAACCAGTGGGCGCTTTCGACCCCCACGCACAAGCACACCGCTTTGCGCGAATTGGCTGACCGCGCCAAAGGGTATGGGATGCCCGGCGTGCGCGTTGACGGCAACGATGTGCTGGCGGTCTATGAAGCCGCGCGCGAGGCGGTGGCGCGGGCGCGCGCCGGCGAGGGACCGACGCTCATCGAGGCGGTGACCATGCGCATGGAAGGGCACTCTATTACCGACCCTGCGCAATACGTGCCCCGCGAGATGCTGGAAGAGTGGGCGGCGCGCGACCCCATTGCACGCTTTGAGGCGTTTTTGCGCGAGCAAGGGTGGCTTGATGATGAAACGGCGGCGCGCATTCGCCGCGAGATTGCCGACGAAATCGAGGAAGCGGTACAGTTCGCGCTCAACAGCCCGGAACCGCGCCCCGAAGAGGCGTTGACGGACGTCTTCGCGCCGGCAAACGTGCCCGAAGTGCGCCCGCCGGCGAGCGCCGCTCGCTCAACGATGTCGTACCGCGCCGCCATTCGCGACGCGATTTTTACGGCGTTTGCCCGCGATGAGCGGGTGTTCCTGATGGGGGAAGATGTCTCGTATGGGGGCGTGTACGGCATTTCCAAAGACCTGGCGGAGACGTTTGGCGAGCGCCGCGTGATTGATACACCCATTGCCGAAGCCGCGATTGTGGGCGCGGCGACGGGCGCGGCGTTGTTTGGCTTGCGCCCCATCGCCGAAATCCAGTTTGCGGACTTCATCGCGCCGGCGATGGACATTTTGGTGAACATGACGGCGAAGTACCACTACCGCACGCGCTGGCCTGTGCCGCTGGTGATTCGCACCCCGGCGGGGGCGATTATCGAATCGCACGGCAGTACGGGACCTTTCCACTCGCAAAGCCCCGAAGCCTGGTTCGCCCATACCCCCGGCTTGAAAATTGTTGTGCCGTCCACGCCGTATGACGCCAAGGGGCTTTTGCTCGCCGCGCTGGAAGACCCCAATCCCGTGCTCTATTTTGAGCAAAAGGCGCTCTACAATCTGCGCGGCGAAGTTCCCGAAGGCTACTACACCGTGCCGCTGGGCAAAGCCGCCGTGCGGCGCGAGGGCGACGACCTGAGTATCATCACCTATGGCGCGCTGGTGGCGGAAGCGCTCAAAGCGGCGGAGATGCTGGCGGCTGAGGGAATCAGCGTGGAAGTGCTCGATTTGCGCACGCTTGTGCCGCTTGATGAGGAAGCCGTGCTGGCGACGGTGCGCAAGACGGGCAAGGTGCTGGTGGCGTACGAAGCCAACATGACCTGCGGCTTTGGGGCGGAAGTCGCGACGCGCATTTGGGAACACGCCTTTGAGTGGCTGGATGCGCCCCTGGTGCGCGTCAGTGCGCCCGATACGCCGACGCCGTCCGCGCCCCAACTGGCGCGCTTCTGGTATCCCGACGCGGGCAAAATTGCCGCCGCCGCCCGCGATCTCGCGGCGTATTGA
- the mgsA gene encoding methylglyoxal synthase has translation MRIALIAHDNKKLDMAMFVRDHIDIFRQHELVATSGTGKILQEKTGLTVERITHGPDGGDLIIGARVAMGQIDAVIFFRDPLTAQPHEPDVSALLRVCDVHNVPLATNLGTAEAIVDWLTDMTNKAKSTPQSQ, from the coding sequence ATGCGCATCGCCCTGATTGCCCACGACAACAAAAAACTCGACATGGCCATGTTCGTGCGCGACCACATTGACATTTTCCGCCAACATGAACTCGTCGCGACCAGCGGCACCGGCAAAATTCTGCAAGAAAAAACGGGGCTCACCGTCGAACGCATCACCCACGGTCCCGACGGCGGCGACCTCATCATCGGCGCGCGTGTCGCCATGGGGCAAATTGACGCCGTCATCTTCTTCCGCGACCCGCTCACCGCACAACCGCACGAACCCGACGTGAGCGCGCTCCTGCGCGTGTGCGACGTGCACAACGTGCCGCTTGCCACCAATTTGGGCACCGCCGAAGCCATTGTGGATTGGCTGACTGACATGACGAACAAAGCCAAAAGCACGCCGCAAAGCCAATGA